A single region of the Streptomyces sp. ITFR-16 genome encodes:
- a CDS encoding LysR family transcriptional regulator, with amino-acid sequence MIDARRLRILRAVADHRTVTAAAAALYLTPSAVSQQLAALEQETGHRLVERGARGARLTPAGEILLTHANAVLAQLERAEAELAAYGAGDAGTVTVAAFATGIGLVLAPAIAALNTTAPGIKVRVQDAEGDASVPMVLDRQVDVAVAVEYRGAPGEDDRRLTRVPLYSEPFDAVLPVGHRLAGQEQVAVADLAKDAWIGPYPGNPCHDVVVLACEYAGFAPDLEHSSDDFHAVVALAGAGAGVALVPRTALRGMALAGVVVRPVRGSAPTRRVFAAVRRGAEAHPLIAPVLDALAGTAGGVGLGRGTD; translated from the coding sequence ATGATCGACGCACGGCGGCTGCGCATCCTGCGGGCCGTGGCGGACCACCGCACGGTGACCGCCGCGGCCGCCGCGCTGTATCTGACCCCGTCCGCCGTCTCCCAGCAGCTCGCCGCCCTGGAGCAGGAGACCGGCCACCGGCTGGTCGAGCGCGGCGCCCGGGGCGCCCGTCTCACCCCCGCAGGGGAGATCCTGCTGACCCACGCCAACGCGGTGCTCGCCCAGCTGGAGCGGGCCGAGGCGGAACTCGCCGCCTACGGCGCGGGCGACGCCGGGACGGTCACGGTCGCCGCGTTCGCCACCGGCATCGGCCTGGTCCTCGCCCCCGCCATCGCCGCGCTGAACACCACGGCCCCCGGCATCAAGGTCCGCGTCCAGGACGCGGAGGGCGACGCGAGCGTCCCGATGGTGCTGGACCGGCAGGTCGATGTCGCGGTCGCCGTCGAGTACCGGGGCGCCCCCGGCGAGGACGACCGGCGCCTGACCCGCGTACCGCTGTACTCGGAGCCGTTCGACGCGGTGCTGCCGGTCGGACACCGGCTGGCCGGCCAGGAGCAGGTGGCGGTCGCCGACCTGGCGAAGGACGCCTGGATCGGCCCCTACCCCGGCAACCCCTGCCACGACGTGGTCGTCCTGGCCTGCGAGTACGCCGGTTTCGCACCCGACCTCGAACACTCATCGGACGACTTCCACGCCGTGGTCGCCCTCGCCGGCGCCGGCGCCGGAGTGGCCCTGGTGCCGCGCACCGCGCTGCGCGGGATGGCGCTGGCGGGCGTGGTGGTCCGCCCGGTACGGGGCAGCGCACCCACCCGCCGGGTCTTCGCCGCCGTGCGCCGGGGCGCGGAGGCGCATCCACTGATCGCACCGGTGCTGGACGCGCTGGCGGGGACGGCGGGCGGGGTCGGCCTGGGGCGCGGGACGGACTGA
- a CDS encoding glycine C-acetyltransferase produces MFDSVRDDLRTTLEEIEAAGLHKPERVIGTPQSATVAVTAGGRPGEVLNFCANNYLGLADHPDVIAAAHDALDRWGYGMASVRFICGTQEVHKELEQRLSSFLGQEDTILYSSCFDANGGVFETLLGAEDAVISDALNHASIIDGIRLSKAKRFRYANRDMADLEQQLKEASGARRRLVVTDGVFSMDGYVAPLREICELAERYDAMVMVDDSHAVGFVGPGGRGTPELHGVMDRVDIITGTLGKALGGASGGYVAARAEIVALLRQRSRPYLFSNSLAPVITAASLKVIDLLESAGDLRERLNANTALFRTRMTEEGFDVLPGDHAIAPVMIGDAAKAGRMAELLLERGVYVIGFSYPVVPQGAARIRVQLSAAHSTADVNRAVDAFVDARAALDA; encoded by the coding sequence ATGTTCGACTCCGTACGCGACGACCTGCGCACCACCCTCGAAGAGATCGAGGCGGCCGGTCTGCACAAGCCCGAGCGCGTCATCGGCACTCCGCAGTCCGCGACCGTGGCCGTCACCGCGGGAGGCCGCCCCGGTGAGGTGCTGAACTTCTGCGCCAACAACTACCTGGGCCTGGCCGACCACCCCGACGTGATCGCCGCCGCCCACGACGCGCTGGACCGCTGGGGCTACGGCATGGCCTCCGTCCGCTTCATCTGCGGCACCCAGGAGGTCCACAAGGAGCTGGAGCAGCGGCTCTCCTCCTTCCTGGGCCAGGAGGACACGATCCTCTACTCCTCCTGCTTCGACGCCAACGGCGGTGTCTTCGAGACCCTCCTCGGCGCGGAGGACGCGGTCATCTCCGACGCCCTCAACCACGCCTCGATCATCGACGGCATCCGGCTGTCCAAGGCCAAGCGCTTCCGCTACGCCAACCGCGACATGGCCGACCTGGAGCAGCAGCTCAAGGAGGCGTCCGGGGCCCGGCGCCGCCTCGTCGTCACCGACGGCGTCTTCTCCATGGACGGCTACGTCGCCCCGCTGCGCGAGATCTGCGAACTCGCCGAGCGCTACGACGCCATGGTCATGGTCGACGACTCGCACGCCGTCGGCTTCGTCGGCCCCGGCGGGCGCGGCACCCCCGAGCTGCACGGCGTCATGGACCGCGTCGACATCATCACCGGCACCCTCGGCAAGGCGCTCGGCGGCGCCTCCGGCGGCTATGTCGCCGCCCGTGCCGAGATCGTCGCCCTGCTGCGCCAGCGCTCGCGCCCGTACCTCTTCTCGAACTCGCTCGCCCCGGTCATCACCGCCGCCTCCCTCAAGGTCATCGACCTGCTGGAGTCCGCGGGCGACCTGCGCGAGCGGCTCAACGCCAACACCGCGCTCTTCCGTACCCGGATGACCGAGGAAGGCTTCGACGTCCTGCCCGGCGACCACGCCATCGCCCCCGTGATGATCGGGGACGCGGCGAAGGCAGGCCGGATGGCGGAGCTGCTCCTGGAGCGCGGTGTGTACGTGATCGGGTTCTCCTACCCGGTCGTGCCGCAGGGCGCGGCCCGCATCCGCGTCCAGCTCTCCGCCGCCCACTCCACGGCGGACGTGAACCGTGCCGTGGACGCCTTCGTCGACGCGCGGGCGGCTTTGGACGCGTAG
- the tdh gene encoding L-threonine 3-dehydrogenase has product MKALVKQKAEPGLWLMDVPEPETGPGDVLIKVLRTGICGTDLHIRNYDGWAQQAVKTPLVLGHEFVGEVAAIGADVVDIAVGDLVSGEGHLVCGKCRNCLAGRRHLCRSTVGLGVGRDGAFAEYVALPASNVWVHRVPVDLDVAAIFDPFGNAVHTALSFPLVGEDVLITGAGPIGIMAAAVAKHAGARNVMITDVSEARLDLARKVGVSLALDVGEQTIADGQQKLGLREGFDIGLEMSGRPEAMRDMIANMTHGGRIAMLGLPSDEFAVDWSRIVTSMITIKGIYGREMYETWYAMSVLLEGGLDLAPVITGRYGYRDFEAAFDDAASGRGGKVILDWTA; this is encoded by the coding sequence GTGAAGGCACTCGTGAAGCAGAAGGCCGAGCCGGGACTCTGGCTGATGGACGTGCCCGAGCCGGAGACCGGCCCCGGGGACGTACTGATCAAGGTGCTCCGTACCGGCATCTGCGGCACCGACCTGCACATCCGCAACTACGACGGCTGGGCGCAGCAGGCCGTGAAGACGCCGCTCGTCCTCGGCCACGAATTCGTCGGCGAGGTCGCCGCGATCGGCGCGGACGTCGTGGACATCGCCGTCGGTGACCTGGTCAGCGGCGAGGGCCACCTCGTGTGCGGCAAGTGCCGCAACTGCCTGGCCGGCCGCCGCCACCTCTGCCGCTCCACCGTGGGGCTCGGCGTCGGCCGCGACGGGGCCTTCGCGGAGTACGTCGCGCTGCCCGCGTCCAACGTGTGGGTGCACCGGGTCCCCGTGGACCTGGACGTCGCCGCGATCTTCGACCCGTTCGGCAACGCCGTGCACACCGCGCTGTCGTTCCCGCTGGTCGGCGAGGACGTCCTGATCACCGGCGCCGGCCCGATCGGCATCATGGCCGCAGCCGTCGCCAAGCATGCCGGAGCCCGTAACGTCATGATCACCGACGTCAGCGAGGCCCGTCTCGACCTGGCGCGCAAGGTCGGCGTCAGCCTCGCGCTCGACGTCGGCGAGCAGACCATCGCCGACGGCCAGCAGAAGCTCGGACTGCGCGAGGGCTTCGACATCGGCCTGGAGATGTCCGGCCGCCCCGAGGCGATGCGCGACATGATCGCGAACATGACGCACGGCGGCCGGATCGCCATGCTCGGCCTGCCGTCCGACGAGTTCGCCGTCGACTGGTCCCGGATCGTCACCTCCATGATCACGATCAAGGGCATCTACGGCCGCGAGATGTACGAGACCTGGTACGCCATGTCCGTCCTGCTGGAGGGCGGCCTCGACCTCGCCCCCGTGATCACCGGCCGGTACGGCTACCGCGACTTCGAGGCGGCCTTCGACGACGCGGCGAGCGGACGCGGTGGCAAGGTCATCCTCGACTGGACCGCCTGA
- a CDS encoding alpha/beta hydrolase: MAALELSAGVVEYEDTGGDGPVVVLLHGVAMDGTLWRNVVADLRADHRCLVPTLPLGGHRRPMRPDADLSVLGVARLVAEFLEALDLTGVTLVMNDWGGAQALVADGRDQRIGKLVITSCEAFDNFPPGLPGRNLHTSAALPGGLRLAFGLLKLKPMRRLPVTWGWMTRRPVPDAVMDGWFRPLWTSKEIRRDLRKYVLGVPPKAELLRWAESLRTFDRPALVAWAAEDKVMPPDHGRRLAALLPQGRLVEIADSRTLIPEDQPERLAGHIREFLGKAGTTPSGDGTTGA, encoded by the coding sequence ATGGCCGCGTTGGAGCTTTCCGCAGGTGTGGTGGAGTACGAGGACACCGGCGGTGACGGGCCGGTCGTCGTCCTCCTGCACGGGGTGGCGATGGACGGCACGCTGTGGCGGAACGTCGTCGCGGACCTGCGCGCCGACCACCGCTGCCTCGTGCCGACGCTGCCGCTCGGCGGCCACCGGCGCCCGATGCGGCCCGACGCGGACCTCTCGGTCCTCGGCGTCGCCCGGCTGGTCGCGGAGTTCCTGGAGGCGCTGGACCTGACCGGCGTGACCCTGGTGATGAACGACTGGGGCGGGGCGCAGGCGCTGGTCGCGGACGGCCGGGACCAGCGGATCGGGAAGCTCGTCATCACCTCCTGCGAGGCCTTCGACAACTTCCCGCCGGGCCTCCCGGGCCGCAACCTCCACACCTCCGCCGCACTCCCCGGCGGACTGCGCCTGGCCTTCGGCCTGCTGAAGCTCAAGCCGATGCGCCGGCTGCCGGTGACCTGGGGGTGGATGACCAGGCGCCCGGTGCCGGACGCGGTGATGGACGGCTGGTTCCGGCCGCTGTGGACCTCCAAGGAGATCCGCCGGGACCTGCGCAAGTACGTCCTGGGCGTGCCCCCGAAGGCCGAACTCCTGCGCTGGGCGGAGAGCCTGCGCACCTTCGACCGCCCGGCGCTGGTCGCCTGGGCGGCCGAGGACAAGGTCATGCCCCCGGACCACGGCCGCCGGCTGGCCGCCCTGCTGCCGCAGGGCCGGCTGGTCGAGATCGCGGACAGCCGCACCCTGATCCCGGAGGACCAGCCGGAACGGCTCGCGGGGCACATCAGGGAGTTCCTGGGGAAGGCCGGGACAACCCCTTCGGGCGATGGAACAACGGGGGCGTGA
- a CDS encoding bifunctional serine/threonine-protein kinase/ABC transporter substrate-binding protein: MRPLTSEDPRAVGEYRTLVRLGAGGMGVVYLARSPGGALAAVKVIRAEHAADPGFRARFRREAEAAGRITGPWVVPVTGTDPEAREPWLATAFVPGPSLGEAVEEHGPLPVATVRALGSRLAEALAAVHEAGLLHRDVKPGNVLLALDGPRLIDFGIARHAGATALTATGAVIGTPGFLAPEQASAGPLGPGCDIFSLGCVLVYAATGRRPFGTGTPAGLLFRTVHEEPDLSGVPDPLLPLVAACLAKDPADRPSAREVADRLAGGGARWEVPGLSTVVAERSAAALALPDPEPPTLVQEPGPPRPSRRRVLMAGAAGAVLLAGGGTAAWVAGRRGSTPAATPRALPTYRIGLHADLSGPGKALGLAHERGIRLAVDAHNARTDKAFALALRTEDDGGDTDRAPGVADRFIADPGTLAVIGPTADVVAKAVVSRYERARLAQVVVSGRSTTADWAGTTSLCVLRPFDASLHLGLTHYLVNAAPDGRIVVVEDLADPQGSWAIANGLRDLSIKGAAPTVHTVEADARGFAPVAHAAVAAGAGSVVYAGSSPGRAARLATDLAAAGFTGTGLSTGPVLAPAFLRDAGKAAEGWVFAEAYTDPAALPAAKAFTAGHRERFGEAPATWSAEAYDAVGLIARAAGSTSAVDAARDGLAASIFRSDYRGITRRLSFYGHHMAQFRTGIFLYRVKKGRAGFLGLYSSV, encoded by the coding sequence ATGAGGCCGCTGACCTCCGAGGACCCGCGCGCCGTCGGCGAGTACCGCACCCTCGTCCGGCTCGGGGCGGGCGGCATGGGCGTGGTCTACCTCGCCCGCTCCCCGGGCGGGGCGCTCGCCGCCGTGAAGGTCATCCGCGCGGAACACGCCGCCGACCCCGGCTTCCGGGCCCGCTTCCGGCGCGAGGCCGAGGCCGCCGGCCGGATCACCGGCCCCTGGGTGGTGCCGGTCACCGGCACGGACCCGGAGGCCCGCGAACCCTGGCTGGCCACCGCCTTCGTCCCCGGACCCTCGCTGGGCGAGGCCGTCGAGGAACACGGCCCGCTGCCCGTCGCCACGGTCCGGGCGCTCGGCTCCCGCCTCGCCGAAGCGCTCGCCGCCGTCCACGAGGCGGGGCTCCTGCACCGGGACGTGAAGCCCGGCAACGTCCTCCTGGCACTCGACGGGCCCCGGCTCATCGACTTCGGCATCGCCCGGCACGCTGGGGCCACCGCGCTCACCGCCACGGGCGCGGTGATCGGGACGCCCGGCTTCCTGGCCCCCGAGCAGGCCTCGGCGGGGCCGCTCGGACCGGGCTGCGACATCTTCTCGCTCGGCTGCGTCCTCGTGTACGCGGCGACCGGGCGGCGGCCGTTCGGCACCGGGACGCCCGCCGGACTGCTCTTCCGCACGGTGCACGAGGAGCCCGACCTGTCCGGGGTGCCGGACCCGCTGCTGCCGCTCGTCGCGGCGTGCCTGGCCAAGGACCCGGCGGACCGGCCCAGCGCCCGGGAGGTCGCGGACCGCCTCGCGGGCGGCGGAGCCCGCTGGGAGGTGCCGGGCCTGTCCACCGTCGTCGCCGAACGCTCCGCCGCCGCGCTCGCCCTCCCCGACCCCGAACCGCCCACCCTCGTCCAGGAACCCGGCCCGCCGCGCCCCTCCCGGCGGCGCGTCCTGATGGCGGGAGCCGCCGGAGCGGTCCTCCTCGCCGGCGGCGGCACCGCCGCCTGGGTGGCCGGCCGGCGCGGTTCCACGCCCGCCGCCACGCCCCGGGCGCTGCCCACGTACCGGATCGGTCTGCACGCCGACCTCTCCGGCCCCGGCAAGGCGCTCGGCCTCGCCCACGAACGCGGCATCCGGCTCGCGGTCGACGCCCACAACGCCCGTACCGACAAGGCCTTCGCGCTGGCCCTGCGCACCGAGGACGACGGCGGCGACACGGACCGCGCCCCCGGGGTCGCCGACCGGTTCATCGCCGACCCCGGGACGCTCGCCGTCATCGGCCCCACCGCCGACGTCGTGGCGAAGGCCGTCGTCAGCCGGTACGAGCGGGCGCGGCTGGCCCAGGTCGTCGTGTCGGGGCGCTCCACGACCGCCGACTGGGCGGGCACCACGTCCCTGTGCGTCCTGCGGCCGTTCGACGCGTCACTGCACCTCGGTCTGACCCACTACCTGGTCAACGCCGCGCCGGACGGCCGGATCGTCGTCGTGGAGGACCTGGCCGACCCGCAGGGCAGCTGGGCCATCGCCAACGGCCTGAGGGACCTCTCGATCAAGGGCGCCGCCCCCACCGTGCACACGGTCGAGGCCGACGCGCGCGGCTTCGCCCCGGTCGCCCACGCCGCGGTCGCCGCCGGCGCGGGGTCGGTCGTCTACGCCGGCTCGTCGCCCGGGCGGGCCGCCCGCCTGGCCACGGACCTGGCCGCCGCCGGCTTCACCGGCACCGGACTGTCCACCGGCCCGGTCCTCGCCCCCGCGTTCCTCCGCGACGCCGGGAAGGCCGCCGAGGGCTGGGTCTTCGCCGAGGCGTACACCGACCCGGCGGCCCTGCCCGCCGCGAAGGCGTTCACCGCCGGGCACCGCGAACGGTTCGGGGAGGCCCCCGCCACCTGGTCCGCCGAGGCGTACGACGCGGTGGGGCTGATCGCCCGGGCGGCCGGCTCCACCAGCGCCGTGGACGCCGCGCGCGACGGTCTGGCCGCGAGCATCTTCCGCAGCGACTACCGGGGCATCACCCGGCGGCTGTCCTTCTACGGCCACCACATGGCGCAGTTCCGGACCGGCATCTTCCTCTACCGGGTGAAGAAGGGCCGGGCGGGCTTCCTGGGGCTGTACAGCTCGGTGTGA